The following coding sequences lie in one Candidatus Zixiibacteriota bacterium genomic window:
- the pheA gene encoding prephenate dehydratase — protein MSRNESVDALRKKIDQIDEKLVSLLNVRASLARKIGRTKSLNHQEIYAPAREKEIFRRLGLLNRGPLPDEALRSIYREVISASRALEAPLRVAYLGPEATYSHAAARERFGTSAALVAAPSIDAVFQEVVQERASFGVVPIENSTEGVVGQTLDQLVEADVNICAELFVVIHHCLLSRTGRADRIRRIASHPQALAQCRGWLARRFPRAKLEEVASTAQAALMAKEDGSLGAVCSALARDVYGLEIVAANIEDRSNNITRFVVIGKIEPRPTGDDKTSLVFSVKDEPGILHRMLEPLARNRINLTKIESRPMKDKPWEYRFFIDFKGHKDEPRVKRALRILDRGCTTLKILGSYPAGT, from the coding sequence TTGAGTCGGAATGAGTCGGTCGATGCTCTGCGAAAAAAGATCGATCAGATTGATGAAAAGCTCGTTTCGCTTTTGAACGTCCGGGCGTCTCTCGCACGGAAAATCGGCCGCACTAAAAGCCTCAATCACCAAGAGATTTACGCTCCGGCGCGCGAGAAGGAGATCTTCCGCAGGCTCGGGCTGCTGAACCGGGGACCGCTTCCCGACGAGGCCCTGCGCTCCATTTACAGGGAAGTGATCTCGGCTTCACGGGCCCTCGAGGCGCCGCTGCGGGTGGCGTATCTCGGGCCGGAGGCGACCTACAGCCACGCGGCCGCGAGGGAGCGTTTCGGCACCTCGGCGGCGCTGGTGGCGGCGCCGAGCATCGACGCGGTCTTCCAGGAGGTCGTGCAGGAGCGGGCGTCGTTCGGGGTCGTCCCGATCGAGAACTCGACCGAAGGCGTGGTGGGGCAGACGCTCGATCAGCTCGTCGAGGCGGACGTGAACATCTGCGCGGAGCTCTTCGTCGTCATCCATCATTGCCTGCTGTCGCGCACGGGCAGGGCGGATCGCATCCGGCGCATAGCGTCCCACCCGCAGGCCCTCGCGCAGTGCCGCGGCTGGCTGGCGCGCCGCTTTCCGCGGGCGAAGCTGGAAGAGGTCGCGAGCACGGCGCAGGCGGCTCTGATGGCGAAGGAGGACGGCTCGCTGGGCGCGGTCTGCAGCGCCCTGGCGCGGGACGTTTACGGCCTCGAGATCGTGGCGGCCAACATCGAGGACCGAAGCAACAACATCACGCGCTTCGTGGTGATCGGGAAGATCGAGCCGCGGCCGACGGGAGACGACAAGACCTCGCTGGTGTTCTCGGTCAAGGACGAGCCGGGAATTCTGCACCGGATGCTCGAGCCGCTGGCGCGGAACCGGATCAACCTGACCAAGATCGAGTCGCGTCCGATGAAGGACAAGCCCTGGGAGTACCGGTTTTTCATCGATTTCAAAGGACACAAGGACGAGCCGCGCGTGAAGCGGGCGCTCAGGATTCTCGACCGCGGCTGCACCACGCTCAAGATCCTCGGCTCGTATCCGGCCGGCACATGA
- a CDS encoding prephenate dehydrogenase/arogenate dehydrogenase family protein, whose product MAVLFRRVVLVGVGLIGGSFALAARRKGLVGGVVGIGRGEKNLRYAQRRGIIDRYVVRPSDIPADTDLLMMGTPVRATVPLAKEFLPWLKPGCVVTDVGSVKEEIVLGMERLLPRELPFVGAHPIAGGEQWGARAATADLFEGRRCILTPTRRTDAAALRKVAALWRGVGARVETMDPAVHDRVFGVVSHLPHVLVYALVGALGRTRIRGVDLKSYCAGGFKDFTRIASSRPELWRDICLMNRRAVGKALSDYIGRLQEINRWIRDGRGDALEREFARANEIRAQIP is encoded by the coding sequence GTGGCAGTGTTGTTTCGGCGGGTGGTCCTGGTGGGCGTGGGTTTGATCGGCGGCTCGTTCGCTCTGGCGGCACGCCGAAAAGGACTGGTCGGCGGGGTCGTGGGCATCGGGCGGGGAGAGAAGAACCTGCGCTACGCTCAGCGGCGCGGCATCATCGACCGCTACGTGGTGCGCCCGTCGGACATTCCGGCCGACACGGACCTGCTGATGATGGGAACGCCGGTGCGCGCGACGGTGCCGCTGGCGAAGGAGTTTCTCCCGTGGCTCAAGCCCGGCTGCGTCGTCACGGACGTGGGCAGCGTGAAGGAAGAGATCGTTCTCGGCATGGAAAGGCTCCTGCCGCGGGAGCTGCCGTTCGTCGGCGCCCATCCGATCGCAGGCGGCGAGCAGTGGGGGGCGCGCGCCGCGACGGCGGACCTCTTCGAGGGACGCCGCTGCATTCTCACGCCGACGCGCCGGACCGACGCGGCGGCGCTGCGCAAGGTGGCCGCGCTCTGGCGCGGCGTGGGCGCGCGGGTGGAGACGATGGACCCGGCGGTCCACGACCGCGTGTTCGGGGTGGTAAGCCACCTGCCGCACGTGCTCGTCTACGCGCTGGTGGGCGCGCTGGGGCGCACGCGGATCCGCGGCGTCGACCTGAAGAGCTATTGCGCGGGAGGCTTCAAGGACTTCACGCGCATCGCTTCGAGCCGCCCGGAGCTGTGGCGGGACATCTGTCTGATGAATCGTCGTGCGGTGGGAAAGGCGCTCTCGGATTACATCGGCCGCCTGCAGGAGATCAACCGTTGGATCCGCGACGGGCGGGGAGACGCCCTGGAAAGGGAGTTCGCCCGGGCGAACGAGATCAGGGCTCAGATACCGTGA
- the aroA gene encoding 3-phosphoshikimate 1-carboxyvinyltransferase, producing the protein MTRRVGEAREPLRGELTVPGDKSIGHRAVIFGAIAEGPTRVHNLSGGEDNRRTVEAFRSLGVPIRSEGGALWIEGRGFEGLKAPAATIDCGNSGTTMRLLSGVLAGRSFESRLDGDDSLRRRPMRRIIEPLALMGARIESRDGSGLAPLRIHGGALKAIDYRMPMASAQVKSSILLAGLQAEGVTTVTEPQLSRDHTELMIRGFGGEVSAEGTRVSVRGGQRLRGREVRVPGDISSAAFFLVAASIVPGSEIVIREVGINPTRAGVIEILERMGASIERLEPRVETGEAVADLRVRYRPLEGVDIGPEFSARTIDEYPVLAVAAAAARGTTAMRGVKELRYKESDRIAAMTEGLRRLGVEVEERDDGMVIQGRGRLRGAAVRSFGDHRVAMALAVAGLVCDGGAEIDDAGCVAISFPGFFELLDGLRSQ; encoded by the coding sequence GTGACGAGACGGGTCGGCGAAGCCAGAGAGCCGCTTCGGGGCGAGCTGACGGTGCCCGGCGACAAGTCGATCGGTCACCGGGCGGTGATCTTCGGCGCTATCGCCGAGGGGCCGACGCGCGTGCATAATCTCTCCGGCGGAGAGGACAACCGGCGGACGGTGGAAGCGTTCCGGAGCCTGGGGGTCCCGATCCGGAGCGAGGGGGGCGCGCTCTGGATCGAGGGGCGCGGGTTCGAGGGGCTGAAAGCGCCGGCCGCGACCATCGACTGCGGCAACTCGGGGACGACGATGAGGCTTCTCTCCGGAGTACTGGCGGGCCGCTCGTTCGAAAGCCGCCTCGACGGCGACGATTCGCTGCGGCGGCGGCCGATGCGCCGGATCATCGAGCCGCTTGCGCTGATGGGCGCGCGGATCGAAAGCCGGGACGGCTCCGGGCTTGCGCCGCTCAGGATCCACGGGGGTGCGCTGAAGGCGATCGATTACCGGATGCCGATGGCGAGCGCGCAGGTGAAATCGTCGATTTTGCTGGCGGGGCTGCAGGCCGAGGGGGTCACGACCGTCACGGAGCCGCAGCTCTCCCGCGACCACACCGAGCTCATGATCCGGGGCTTCGGCGGAGAGGTGAGCGCCGAGGGAACCAGGGTTTCGGTGCGGGGCGGGCAAAGGCTTCGCGGGCGGGAGGTGCGTGTTCCCGGGGACATCTCCTCGGCGGCGTTTTTCCTGGTTGCGGCCTCGATCGTGCCGGGCTCCGAGATCGTGATCCGCGAAGTGGGGATAAACCCCACGCGGGCCGGGGTGATCGAGATCCTCGAGCGGATGGGGGCGTCGATCGAGCGCCTCGAGCCGCGCGTGGAAACCGGCGAGGCGGTGGCCGATTTGCGGGTCCGATACCGTCCCCTTGAAGGCGTCGATATCGGCCCGGAGTTCTCCGCCCGCACGATCGACGAATACCCGGTCCTGGCGGTGGCGGCGGCGGCGGCCCGGGGCACGACGGCCATGCGCGGAGTGAAGGAGCTTCGTTACAAGGAATCGGACCGGATCGCGGCGATGACCGAAGGGCTTCGCCGGCTGGGGGTCGAGGTGGAGGAGCGGGACGACGGTATGGTAATTCAAGGCCGAGGGCGGCTCAGGGGAGCGGCCGTGCGGAGCTTCGGGGATCACCGGGTCGCGATGGCGCTGGCGGTCGCCGGGCTCGTGTGCGACGGCGGAGCGGAGATCGACGACGCGGGCTGCGTGGCGATCTCGTTTCCGGGCTTCTTCGAGTTGCTCGACGGCTTGCGGTCGCAGTAG
- the hisC gene encoding histidinol-phosphate transaminase, translating into MKLDERVPEYIRTLVPYAPGKPIEEVERELGITGSVKLASNENPLGPSPKALEVLRQRLGELNLYPDGDCFYLKQGLAKKLGVEPEELIFGNGSNELIELATRTFMRPGDEAVMARQAFVVYKLIVQAVGGVSREVPLRDFTHDLEAIAEAVTPRTRIVFLANPNNPTGTIFRRPEWERFLERVSPEVLVIVDEAYFEYVTDPDYPDSLDYRASGRTLFTLRTFSKLYGLAGLRLGYGVGPREVVGLMHRVRQPFNVNAAAQWAGLAALEDREHVQRSLEVNRTGMEFLRAEIEALGLEQVPSQANFVLIRVGDGARVYRGLLAQGVIVRPMDVYGLPQYVRVTVGTMDENRRFIAALKNVIRAA; encoded by the coding sequence ATGAAGCTCGACGAACGGGTTCCCGAATACATCCGCACGCTGGTCCCCTACGCCCCCGGAAAGCCGATCGAGGAGGTCGAGCGGGAGCTGGGAATCACCGGCTCGGTCAAGCTCGCGTCGAACGAAAACCCGCTCGGGCCGTCGCCGAAGGCCCTGGAGGTCCTGCGGCAGCGGCTCGGCGAGCTCAACCTCTATCCCGACGGCGACTGCTTCTACCTGAAGCAGGGGCTCGCGAAAAAGCTCGGGGTGGAGCCCGAAGAGCTGATCTTCGGCAACGGCTCGAACGAGCTGATCGAGCTGGCGACGCGGACCTTCATGCGGCCGGGAGACGAGGCGGTGATGGCGCGCCAGGCGTTCGTGGTCTACAAGCTCATCGTGCAGGCGGTCGGCGGCGTCTCGCGCGAGGTGCCGCTCAGGGATTTCACCCACGACCTCGAGGCGATCGCCGAAGCCGTGACGCCGCGGACGCGGATCGTCTTTCTGGCGAACCCGAACAATCCGACGGGAACGATCTTCCGGCGCCCCGAGTGGGAGCGTTTTCTCGAGCGGGTCTCGCCCGAAGTGCTGGTGATCGTCGACGAGGCCTATTTCGAGTACGTGACCGACCCCGATTACCCCGACTCGCTCGATTACCGGGCGAGCGGCAGGACGCTGTTCACGCTGAGAACCTTCTCCAAGCTGTACGGCCTCGCCGGGCTCCGGCTCGGCTACGGGGTCGGGCCGCGGGAGGTCGTGGGGCTCATGCACCGCGTGCGCCAGCCCTTCAACGTCAACGCGGCCGCGCAGTGGGCCGGCCTCGCCGCGCTCGAAGACCGGGAGCACGTCCAGCGCAGCCTCGAGGTCAACCGCACCGGGATGGAGTTCCTCCGCGCGGAGATCGAGGCGCTCGGCCTGGAGCAGGTCCCGAGCCAGGCGAACTTCGTCCTGATCCGCGTCGGCGACGGCGCGCGCGTGTACCGGGGGCTGCTCGCCCAGGGAGTCATCGTGAGGCCGATGGACGTCTACGGGTTGCCGCAGTACGTCCGCGTCACCGTCGGGACGATGGACGAGAACCGGCGCTTCATTGCGGCGTTGAAGAACGTTATCCGGGCGGCCTGA
- a CDS encoding 30S ribosomal protein S1: MSENELEKKSAAAGGANDFQALFEESLRAVKPGGVVKGTVVGITATHVLIDVGYKSEGQIPIHEFQDRQGNLQVKVGDQVDVFFDSSEAEGGGIVLSRLRAQNMKVWEEIEKAYHEGGGIEGVIVGKVKGGFKVDVGVPGFLPGSHVDIRPARNLDKFIGLRDRFAVLKFNRPRGNVVLSRRVLLEKEREALKQEILKVLEEGVILEGTVKNITSYGAFVDLGGIDGILHISDMSWGRISHPSEVLQVGQTVRVVVLKFDREKERISLGIKQLTPDPWHTVAERYPVGSRVRGKVISLMDYGAFVELESGIEGLIHVSEMSWTRKVSHPSKILQPGQQVEVVILNVDPAHRRISLGLKQVMPNPWEEARQKYPVGSIVKGPVRNITDFGIFVGVEEGIDGLVHVSDLHWTKKIKHPSELYKKGDIVEAKVLGINVENERMSLGIKQLTTDPWKLIAEKYPVGTKVKGRVTSVPDFGVFVELEEGVEGMIHVSQLSTERVEKPSALFKVGDEVAAEVIHVDPNERKIGLSIRALRKTEERQEMESYLKREKQGSMFSFESLLNEELRLDRDEENQSGRKPK; this comes from the coding sequence ATGAGTGAAAACGAACTGGAGAAGAAGAGCGCCGCGGCCGGCGGCGCGAATGATTTTCAAGCCCTCTTCGAGGAGAGCCTGCGCGCGGTCAAGCCCGGGGGCGTCGTCAAGGGCACGGTGGTGGGGATCACCGCCACGCACGTCCTGATCGACGTCGGCTACAAGTCCGAGGGGCAGATCCCGATTCACGAGTTCCAGGACCGCCAGGGAAACCTTCAGGTAAAGGTCGGGGATCAGGTCGACGTCTTCTTCGATTCCTCGGAGGCCGAAGGGGGCGGGATCGTCCTGTCGCGCCTGCGCGCGCAGAACATGAAAGTGTGGGAGGAGATCGAGAAGGCCTACCACGAGGGCGGGGGCATCGAAGGAGTGATCGTCGGCAAGGTCAAGGGCGGCTTCAAGGTCGACGTCGGGGTGCCGGGCTTTCTACCCGGCTCCCATGTGGACATTCGGCCGGCGCGAAACCTCGACAAGTTCATCGGCCTGCGGGACCGGTTCGCGGTGCTGAAATTCAACCGCCCGCGCGGCAACGTCGTCCTTTCCCGCCGGGTTCTCCTGGAAAAGGAGCGGGAAGCGCTCAAGCAGGAGATCCTCAAAGTTCTCGAAGAGGGCGTGATCCTGGAGGGGACGGTCAAGAACATCACCAGCTACGGCGCCTTCGTCGACCTGGGCGGCATCGACGGTATCCTGCACATCAGCGACATGTCCTGGGGGCGCATCAGCCATCCCTCCGAGGTGCTCCAGGTCGGCCAGACCGTCAGGGTCGTGGTGCTGAAGTTCGACCGCGAAAAGGAGCGCATCTCGCTCGGCATCAAGCAGCTCACTCCCGATCCCTGGCACACCGTCGCGGAACGCTACCCTGTGGGCTCGCGCGTCAGGGGGAAGGTGATCAGCCTGATGGACTACGGCGCCTTCGTCGAGCTGGAAAGCGGGATCGAGGGGCTGATCCACGTCTCCGAGATGTCCTGGACGCGCAAGGTCTCCCACCCTTCGAAAATCCTCCAGCCGGGCCAGCAGGTCGAAGTGGTGATCCTCAACGTCGATCCGGCGCACCGCCGCATCTCGCTCGGCCTCAAGCAGGTGATGCCCAATCCGTGGGAAGAGGCGCGCCAGAAGTATCCCGTCGGCTCGATCGTCAAGGGCCCCGTCCGCAACATCACCGACTTCGGCATCTTCGTCGGCGTCGAGGAGGGCATCGACGGACTGGTCCACGTTTCCGACCTTCACTGGACCAAGAAGATCAAGCACCCCTCGGAGCTTTACAAGAAGGGCGACATCGTGGAGGCCAAGGTCCTGGGGATCAACGTCGAGAACGAGAGGATGTCGCTCGGTATCAAGCAGCTCACCACGGACCCGTGGAAGCTGATCGCGGAGAAGTATCCCGTCGGCACCAAGGTCAAGGGCCGCGTCACCAGCGTTCCGGATTTCGGCGTTTTCGTGGAGCTGGAAGAGGGGGTCGAGGGGATGATCCACGTCTCGCAGCTCAGCACCGAGCGCGTCGAGAAGCCTTCGGCGCTTTTCAAGGTGGGCGACGAGGTGGCGGCCGAGGTCATCCACGTCGACCCCAACGAAAGAAAAATCGGCCTCAGCATCCGTGCCCTGCGCAAGACCGAGGAGCGCCAGGAGATGGAGAGCTACCTCAAGCGGGAAAAGCAAGGGAGCATGTTCTCGTTCGAGTCGCTCCTGAACGAGGAGCTGCGCCTCGACCGCGACGAGGAAAACCAGTCGGGGCGCAAGCCCAAGTAG
- the cmk gene encoding (d)CMP kinase codes for MAPGDPQPRRFIIAIDGPSGAGKSTLAKRVAKELGFTYLDTGAMYRAIALKVLKEGIDLRSLERLQDLVNRTSIDLVDCDGSPRVYLDGVDVTDAIRDPEVSQMASKASALKVVRDKMLELQRAIGARGGLVAEGRDIGTVVFPEAEVKIYLDASVGERARRRFLELRAAGRDVDFESTVREIEERDRRDSERDLAPLRRAQDAVAIDSSTLSAAEVAERVMRIVRAKLSEN; via the coding sequence ATGGCGCCGGGAGATCCGCAGCCGAGGCGGTTCATCATCGCCATCGACGGTCCCTCGGGCGCGGGCAAGAGCACCCTGGCGAAGCGGGTGGCCAAAGAGCTAGGATTTACTTATCTGGACACCGGCGCTATGTACCGGGCGATCGCCTTGAAAGTGCTGAAGGAAGGAATAGATTTGAGGAGCTTGGAGCGGTTGCAGGATCTGGTGAATCGGACCAGTATCGATCTCGTGGACTGCGACGGGAGCCCGCGGGTCTATCTGGACGGGGTCGATGTCACCGACGCCATCAGAGATCCCGAGGTGAGCCAGATGGCCTCGAAAGCGTCGGCGCTGAAGGTCGTGCGGGACAAGATGCTGGAGCTGCAACGGGCGATCGGCGCTCGCGGCGGTTTGGTGGCGGAAGGGAGAGACATCGGCACCGTGGTCTTTCCCGAGGCGGAGGTGAAGATCTACCTGGATGCTTCGGTCGGCGAGCGGGCGCGGCGGCGCTTTTTGGAGCTGCGCGCCGCGGGTCGCGACGTCGATTTCGAGAGCACCGTGCGGGAGATCGAGGAGCGGGACCGGCGCGACAGCGAGCGCGATCTCGCGCCGCTGCGCCGGGCGCAAGACGCGGTGGCGATCGATTCCTCGACGCTGAGCGCCGCCGAGGTGGCCGAGCGCGTCATGCGGATCGTTCGAGCGAAGTTGTCCGAAAATTAA
- the murJ gene encoding murein biosynthesis integral membrane protein MurJ, producing MDSSRSKASEIAGNAGLVSLAVMASRLLGLVRDQVFAIFFGAGLHYDAFLTAFRVPNLLRDLFAEGALSSAFVTVFSQRLATRGDAEAIRLSNRVATLATIVIGAISIVAWFFTPQLVRALAPGFFEIPGKAELTVRLTRIMIPFLMLVAWSAQAMGVLNAKNVFGIPALASAFFNIGSIAGGLLLGFSLGPVLGLAPIEGMAFGTLVGGFLQFAVQWPSLVRVGFSYRPMLAWADPGVRQVLRLMGPAVLGTAAVQINVFVNTNFASAIIDPQTGAVANGPVSWLNYAFRFMQLPIGVFGVAVATAALPPLSRLAVRQDPAEFRATLAHALGLVFLWCIPSAVGLAVLGRPIIALIFEHGRFTAFDTAQTANALAAYSAGLAGYAAIKVLSPAFYALQDARTPMIVSLISIAINYGLNSLLVQPFGHVGLAFSTSGVALANFLMLALLMRRRIGGLEGRRLAASVARIAAASAAMAGAAWGASALCAGLPLRGIALRLAQVGVAVPLGAAVFYAAGRCLGVEELRDSAAAARRWLARAGVRL from the coding sequence ATGGATTCCTCGCGCTCCAAAGCCTCGGAGATCGCCGGCAACGCCGGCCTCGTGAGCCTGGCGGTGATGGCGAGCCGGCTTCTGGGGTTGGTGCGCGACCAGGTCTTCGCGATCTTTTTCGGCGCCGGCCTGCACTACGACGCCTTCCTCACCGCCTTCCGCGTCCCCAATCTGCTGCGCGACCTTTTCGCCGAGGGCGCCCTCTCCTCCGCATTCGTCACCGTCTTCTCCCAGCGGCTGGCGACGCGAGGCGACGCCGAGGCGATCCGGCTCTCCAATCGCGTCGCCACGCTGGCGACGATCGTCATCGGCGCGATCTCGATCGTCGCCTGGTTCTTCACGCCCCAGCTCGTGCGCGCCCTCGCTCCCGGTTTCTTCGAGATTCCGGGCAAGGCGGAGCTGACCGTCCGGCTCACGCGCATCATGATCCCCTTCCTGATGCTCGTTGCCTGGTCGGCGCAGGCCATGGGAGTCCTCAACGCGAAAAACGTCTTCGGCATTCCCGCGCTCGCTTCTGCTTTCTTCAACATCGGGTCGATCGCGGGCGGCCTCCTGCTCGGCTTCTCCCTCGGTCCCGTGCTCGGTCTCGCTCCGATCGAGGGCATGGCGTTCGGCACCCTGGTCGGCGGCTTTCTCCAGTTCGCGGTGCAGTGGCCGAGCCTGGTGCGCGTCGGCTTCAGCTACCGGCCCATGCTCGCGTGGGCCGACCCCGGCGTGCGGCAGGTGCTGCGCTTGATGGGCCCGGCGGTCCTCGGGACCGCCGCCGTCCAGATCAACGTCTTCGTCAACACCAACTTCGCCTCGGCGATCATCGATCCTCAAACGGGCGCGGTCGCGAACGGGCCGGTCTCCTGGTTGAACTACGCCTTCCGCTTCATGCAGCTCCCTATCGGCGTCTTCGGCGTCGCGGTCGCGACCGCCGCCCTGCCGCCGCTCTCGCGTCTGGCGGTACGTCAGGATCCGGCGGAGTTCCGCGCGACGCTCGCCCACGCCCTGGGGCTGGTCTTTCTCTGGTGCATTCCGTCGGCTGTCGGCCTGGCGGTCCTCGGCCGGCCGATCATCGCGCTCATCTTCGAGCACGGCCGCTTCACCGCCTTCGACACGGCGCAGACGGCGAACGCTCTCGCCGCCTACTCCGCCGGCCTCGCCGGATACGCCGCCATCAAGGTGCTCTCGCCCGCTTTCTACGCCCTCCAGGATGCCCGCACGCCGATGATCGTCAGCCTGATCTCGATCGCGATCAACTACGGCTTGAACTCGCTCCTCGTGCAACCGTTCGGCCACGTCGGGCTGGCGTTCTCGACCTCGGGAGTGGCGCTCGCGAACTTCCTCATGCTCGCGCTGCTGATGCGACGCCGGATCGGCGGCCTGGAGGGGCGGCGACTTGCCGCAAGCGTGGCGCGAATCGCCGCGGCCTCGGCCGCGATGGCCGGGGCCGCGTGGGGTGCGAGCGCGCTCTGCGCCGGCCTTCCGCTGCGCGGCATCGCGCTGCGCCTCGCGCAGGTGGGCGTCGCCGTCCCGCTCGGCGCCGCCGTCTTCTACGCGGCCGGCCGCTGCCTCGGCGTCGAGGAGCTGCGCGACTCGGCCGCCGCGGCGCGACGCTGGCTCGCCCGCGCCGGCGTGCGGCTCTAG
- a CDS encoding RluA family pseudouridine synthase gives MSEQILFPAGEAPKTLENFLKRRFPIGYVRKLLRKHGVRVNGRRARAGDMVEPGDRIEIYIPFEEKPGSKTPASAPAAPLPVIFEDDSLLVIDKPPGLAVHEGRTVLKRESLLGMLEARYRARGIVPRLVHRLDRETSGVLLVAKDEATAERLKEAFERREVEKEYLCLVAGRLPENRGTIDFPLPGRDGRMVRAATFYRVERRFRDTTLVRARIETGRMHQIRLHFAALGHPVVMDRQHGDFAFNRRFRKAYRLDRQFLHASAVALEHKGRRRRWTAPLPPDLQSVVDALAAEGS, from the coding sequence GTGAGCGAACAGATCCTCTTTCCCGCAGGAGAAGCTCCGAAAACCCTTGAGAACTTCCTCAAGCGGCGCTTCCCGATCGGCTACGTGCGCAAGCTGTTGCGCAAGCACGGCGTGCGGGTGAACGGCCGAAGGGCGCGCGCCGGCGATATGGTCGAGCCCGGCGACCGGATCGAGATCTACATTCCCTTCGAGGAAAAGCCCGGTTCCAAAACGCCCGCCTCGGCCCCGGCGGCCCCTCTTCCCGTCATCTTCGAGGACGACTCCCTGCTCGTGATCGACAAGCCGCCCGGCCTCGCGGTTCACGAGGGCAGGACCGTTCTGAAACGGGAATCGCTCCTCGGCATGCTCGAGGCCCGCTACCGGGCCCGGGGGATCGTCCCGCGGCTCGTCCACCGGCTCGACCGCGAGACGTCGGGCGTGCTGCTGGTCGCCAAGGACGAAGCGACGGCAGAGCGCCTGAAAGAGGCGTTCGAGCGTCGGGAGGTCGAAAAGGAGTACCTCTGCCTGGTCGCCGGCCGGCTGCCCGAGAACCGGGGCACGATCGACTTTCCGCTTCCCGGGCGGGACGGGCGCATGGTCCGCGCCGCCACGTTCTACCGGGTCGAGCGCCGGTTCCGGGACACGACGCTGGTCCGCGCCCGCATCGAGACCGGAAGGATGCACCAGATCCGGCTTCACTTCGCCGCGCTGGGACATCCCGTCGTCATGGACCGCCAGCACGGCGACTTCGCCTTCAACCGGCGCTTTCGCAAAGCCTACCGGCTCGACCGGCAGTTTCTCCACGCCTCCGCGGTTGCGCTCGAGCACAAGGGCAGGCGCCGCCGCTGGACGGCTCCGCTGCCGCCGGACCTCCAGAGCGTCGTCGACGCGCTCGCCGCCGAAGGCTCATGA
- the sppA gene encoding signal peptide peptidase SppA, with the protein MGGRHPILKGLGALFVLVLVFFSASFFYAYLTGGDPKALSLFSGDGVAIVEIAGAIEDSREVVAELKRFRDAPWIKAIVVRIDSPGGAVGPTQEIFDELQKARKKKPVVASMGGMATSGGYYIASACDQIVANAGTLTGSIGVIMQLSNVEELMKKIGIKGYSIKSGPNKDIGSPFQPLSPEGRTILQGLIDNVHGQFVAAVAKGRGMEEGEVRKLADGRVYSGAQAKQLGLVDHLGNLEYAIDLAARRGGLEEEPAIYYSQPEQERWWERLFMLLTGRRLGRGELGWLRYEWSPALLQ; encoded by the coding sequence ATGGGCGGAAGACATCCGATTCTGAAGGGTTTGGGCGCGCTTTTCGTCCTCGTTCTGGTCTTCTTCTCGGCGTCCTTCTTCTACGCCTACCTGACCGGCGGGGATCCCAAGGCGCTCTCGCTTTTTTCCGGCGACGGCGTCGCGATCGTCGAGATCGCGGGAGCGATCGAGGACTCGCGCGAGGTGGTCGCGGAGCTCAAGCGCTTCCGCGACGCGCCGTGGATCAAGGCGATCGTGGTCCGCATCGACTCTCCGGGCGGAGCGGTCGGGCCGACGCAGGAAATCTTCGACGAGCTGCAAAAGGCCAGGAAGAAGAAGCCGGTCGTCGCTTCGATGGGAGGCATGGCGACCTCGGGCGGTTACTACATCGCGAGCGCCTGCGATCAGATCGTCGCCAACGCGGGCACGCTCACCGGCTCGATCGGCGTGATCATGCAGCTGAGCAACGTCGAGGAGCTGATGAAGAAGATCGGGATCAAGGGCTACAGCATCAAGAGCGGGCCGAACAAGGACATCGGCTCGCCCTTCCAGCCGCTTTCCCCGGAGGGTCGGACGATCCTCCAGGGGCTGATCGACAACGTGCACGGCCAGTTCGTCGCCGCCGTCGCCAAGGGCCGGGGGATGGAGGAGGGGGAGGTGCGCAAGCTCGCCGACGGCCGGGTCTACTCGGGGGCGCAGGCGAAGCAGCTCGGGCTCGTCGATCACCTGGGCAATCTCGAGTACGCGATCGACCTCGCCGCGCGGCGCGGCGGCCTCGAGGAGGAGCCGGCGATCTACTATTCGCAACCCGAACAGGAGCGGTGGTGGGAGCGGCTGTTCATGTTGCTGACGGGCAGGCGTCTGGGCCGCGGCGAGCTGGGCTGGTTGCGCTACGAGTGGTCGCCGGCGCTGCTGCAGTAG